The Mycobacteriales bacterium genome window below encodes:
- a CDS encoding hydantoinase/oxoprolinase family protein, whose translation VLQIARSFVPGGLAGWIIWPKPEPLASLEDTVEAIERIASDGSVVTPLDSDDIRAKLRRLRGAGIEALAISLINSYANADHEQRIAAIAAQEMPGLPLSVSSAVLPELREYERTITTVANSYVHPQVSRYIANLAGKLDGGGLSAGLYILRSDGGLASAANAADSPVSLLLSGPAGGVAGAVWAAEQAGFKDLLTFDMGGTSTDVALVQDLAPRIGRETMVGDLKVRATSVDVRTVGAGGGSIAHVPALTRALRVGPQSAGAVPGPAAYRKGGVEPTVTDANVVLGYLPTELAGGEIVLDAQAAHSAVKTIADAMELGSVEAAAAGIVDIVNENMFGALRLVSIQQGFDPRDFALVAFGGAGPLHANALGRLTGAWPVVIPPSPGVLCAYGDATTMVRDEAARTYIRRFGVISDNELLGLLHELAGAAAATVEAQGVPRDQQTVSYHVDLRYHGQGFEITVPVAEDAFDGNGGGLTALAAAFDAEHNRLFSFLLQGNEHELVSARATVSGPRPNVGTVHLPEGGTDPSAALARTTRIWVDGEHADAAVYDRTALFAGNVISGPAIITEMDSTTLVLPGHAATVHPSGSILIRPTED comes from the coding sequence GGTGCTGCAGATCGCCCGGTCGTTCGTGCCGGGCGGGCTGGCCGGCTGGATCATCTGGCCCAAGCCGGAGCCGCTCGCCTCTCTCGAGGACACGGTGGAGGCGATCGAACGCATCGCCTCGGACGGGTCCGTGGTGACGCCGCTGGACTCCGATGACATCCGGGCCAAGCTGCGCCGCCTGCGCGGGGCCGGGATCGAGGCGCTGGCCATCTCCCTCATCAACTCCTACGCCAACGCCGACCACGAGCAGCGGATCGCGGCGATCGCGGCCCAGGAGATGCCGGGCCTCCCGCTCTCGGTGTCCTCGGCCGTGCTGCCGGAGCTGCGCGAGTATGAGCGGACCATCACCACGGTGGCCAACAGCTACGTCCACCCGCAGGTGTCCCGCTACATCGCGAACCTGGCCGGCAAGCTGGACGGCGGCGGCCTGTCGGCGGGCCTGTACATCCTGCGCAGCGACGGCGGCCTGGCGAGCGCGGCGAACGCCGCCGACAGCCCGGTCTCGCTGCTGCTGTCGGGCCCAGCGGGTGGCGTCGCCGGCGCGGTGTGGGCGGCTGAGCAGGCTGGCTTCAAGGACCTGCTCACCTTCGACATGGGCGGCACGTCCACGGACGTGGCACTGGTGCAGGACCTGGCGCCCCGGATCGGCCGGGAGACCATGGTCGGCGACCTGAAAGTACGCGCCACCTCGGTGGACGTCCGGACCGTCGGCGCGGGCGGCGGTTCCATCGCGCACGTCCCGGCGCTGACCCGGGCGTTGCGGGTCGGCCCGCAGTCAGCCGGCGCAGTCCCGGGCCCGGCCGCTTACCGCAAGGGCGGCGTGGAGCCGACCGTGACCGACGCCAACGTGGTGCTCGGTTACCTGCCGACCGAGCTGGCCGGTGGCGAGATCGTGCTGGACGCGCAGGCCGCCCACTCCGCGGTCAAGACCATCGCCGACGCGATGGAACTCGGGAGCGTGGAGGCCGCCGCCGCCGGGATCGTCGACATCGTCAACGAGAACATGTTCGGGGCGCTGCGGCTGGTGTCCATCCAGCAGGGATTTGACCCGCGCGACTTCGCGCTGGTCGCGTTCGGCGGGGCCGGCCCGCTGCACGCCAACGCGCTCGGCAGGCTCACCGGCGCGTGGCCGGTGGTCATCCCGCCGTCCCCCGGTGTGCTGTGCGCCTACGGCGACGCCACCACCATGGTCCGCGACGAGGCGGCCCGCACCTACATCCGCCGGTTCGGCGTCATCTCCGACAACGAACTGCTCGGCCTGCTCCATGAGCTCGCCGGCGCGGCAGCCGCCACCGTCGAGGCGCAGGGCGTGCCCCGTGACCAGCAGACGGTCAGCTATCACGTGGACCTGCGCTACCACGGGCAGGGATTCGAGATCACGGTGCCGGTGGCGGAAGACGCGTTCGACGGCAACGGCGGCGGGCTCACCGCGCTCGCGGCCGCGTTCGACGCCGAGCACAACCGGCTGTTCTCGTTCCTGCTCCAGGGCAACGAGCACGAACTGGTCAGCGCCCGCGCCACGGTGAGCGGCCCGCGCCCCAACGTCGGCACGGTCCACCTGCCCGAGGGCGGGACCGACCCCTCAGCGGCACTCGCCCGCACCACCCGGATCTGGGTGGACGGCGAGCACGCCGACGCCGCCGTCTACGACCGGACCGCACTGTTCGCCGGGAACGTCATCAGCGGCCCGGCCATCATCACCGAGATGGACTCCACCACCCTCGTCCTGCCCGGCCACGCCGCCACGGTGCATCCCAGCGGCAGCATCCTCATCCGTCCCACGGAGGACTGA